A genomic segment from Methanomicrobium sp. W14 encodes:
- a CDS encoding isocitrate/isopropylmalate dehydrogenase family protein — protein MKIAVCEGDGIGHEVIPEAAKVLELFLPDADYFDVSLGYDKWKDTGCSCSDEDIGLLKSSDAILFGAVTTPPNQNYRSVLLTVRHELDLYANLRPVIGDSFDIMIVRENTEGLYSGIEEAVAERATTLRVITRNGSERIAKAACTIFAERGDKKPLVIGNKANVLKSDVLFRDTCINVAESLSVPYRTAYIDALTLDVLMHPENYGVIVTTNMFGDILSDACGYLTGGLGMLPSANIGEKYALFEPVHGSAPDIAGKGVANPVATIRSAAMMLEHFGMKKEALITEKCIKKVIISGVCTPDLGGNANTRQFADKIYECIKEKISSDSIKPYNR, from the coding sequence ATGAAGATTGCAGTATGTGAAGGCGACGGGATAGGACACGAGGTTATACCGGAGGCGGCAAAAGTCCTTGAGCTGTTCCTGCCTGACGCCGACTATTTTGACGTTTCACTGGGTTATGACAAATGGAAGGATACCGGGTGTTCATGCAGTGATGAGGATATCGGCCTTCTCAAATCATCGGACGCAATACTTTTCGGTGCAGTCACAACACCCCCTAACCAAAATTACAGAAGCGTTCTTTTAACGGTCAGGCATGAACTTGACCTCTACGCAAACCTCCGCCCGGTCATTGGAGATTCGTTTGACATAATGATTGTAAGGGAAAACACCGAAGGGCTCTATTCGGGAATCGAAGAGGCAGTCGCAGAGAGGGCAACAACCCTGAGAGTTATCACGAGGAATGGGAGCGAAAGGATTGCAAAGGCGGCATGCACTATTTTCGCTGAAAGGGGAGACAAAAAACCCCTTGTCATAGGAAACAAGGCCAATGTACTCAAATCCGACGTTCTATTCAGGGACACCTGCATAAACGTTGCAGAATCACTTTCAGTCCCGTACAGAACAGCGTATATCGATGCATTGACGCTTGATGTTCTCATGCACCCTGAAAACTACGGCGTTATAGTCACGACGAATATGTTTGGGGATATTTTAAGTGATGCCTGCGGGTATCTTACGGGAGGTCTCGGCATGCTTCCCAGTGCAAACATCGGTGAGAAATACGCTTTGTTTGAGCCGGTCCACGGGAGCGCTCCTGATATTGCAGGAAAAGGGGTTGCAAACCCCGTTGCGACAATCAGGAGTGCTGCAATGATGCTTGAACATTTCGGGATGAAAAAAGAGGCTTTGATAACAGAAAAGTGCATAAAAAAAGTCATCATTTCAGGGGTATGTACGCCTGACCTCGGCGGAAACGCAAATACCCGGCAGTTTGCAGACAAAATTTACGAATGTATAAAAGAAAAGATTTCATCCGACAGCATTAAACCATATAACCGCTGA
- a CDS encoding aldehyde dehydrogenase encodes MTEGEKRYLDVINPATGETVGSVPEYTTEDVSGAVDRAEGGFFEWSEKSVRFRSVVLFRAAELVREEQGRLSELLTSEQGKILPEAKNEVQGFANVLEYYASISGTVAGDAFPKSDYGYAFTKKEPLGVCGAIIPWNMPVLIMAWKVGPALAAGNSLVLKPSGKTPLTAIEISKIMKKAGLPEGVLEIVTGRGETTGRAVAENRKISALSFTGSVRTGDEIEKKSCGTKKRLTLELGGSDPMVVCSDADIDMAVSGAASGRFYNCGQTCTAVKRLFLFEDIADEFIEKLKTKTAAIRVGNGHLKGVRMGPMNSQKGLSDIERIIDESKRGGDEILSGGNRLTGAEFESGNFFEPTIIKNPYEKSNLLNEEIFGPVLPVVVVGGMDEAVEYANKTKFGLGASVWTKSLKNAYSFSDSVDAGIVWVNKHLKIPPEVPFGGEKASGTGRENGLSALDRYMREKTVIISP; translated from the coding sequence ATGACTGAAGGCGAAAAAAGGTACCTGGATGTCATAAATCCTGCAACAGGAGAGACTGTCGGAAGTGTCCCTGAATACACTACAGAAGATGTCAGCGGTGCTGTCGACAGGGCCGAGGGAGGATTTTTTGAGTGGTCCGAAAAAAGTGTACGTTTTAGAAGCGTTGTTTTGTTTCGGGCCGCAGAACTTGTAAGAGAAGAGCAGGGAAGACTTTCAGAGCTTCTTACATCCGAGCAGGGAAAAATTCTGCCTGAAGCAAAAAACGAAGTGCAGGGATTTGCAAATGTCCTCGAATACTACGCCTCCATATCGGGAACAGTTGCGGGAGACGCGTTTCCAAAGTCGGACTACGGCTACGCCTTTACAAAAAAAGAGCCTTTGGGGGTCTGCGGCGCGATAATCCCCTGGAATATGCCGGTCCTGATTATGGCCTGGAAAGTGGGTCCCGCTCTTGCCGCAGGAAACTCGCTTGTCCTGAAACCTTCCGGGAAAACACCCCTTACTGCAATCGAAATTTCTAAAATAATGAAGAAAGCCGGACTTCCTGAAGGTGTCCTTGAAATTGTCACCGGAAGAGGGGAGACAACAGGAAGAGCCGTTGCAGAAAACAGAAAGATTTCAGCCCTTTCGTTTACGGGCTCCGTCAGGACCGGAGATGAGATTGAAAAGAAGTCCTGCGGGACTAAAAAGAGGCTCACCCTTGAACTAGGGGGAAGCGACCCGATGGTCGTATGCAGCGACGCTGACATTGACATGGCCGTTTCAGGTGCTGCATCAGGGCGTTTTTACAACTGCGGCCAGACCTGTACAGCAGTTAAAAGACTTTTTTTGTTCGAGGATATAGCGGATGAATTCATTGAGAAGCTAAAGACAAAAACAGCTGCCATACGTGTTGGAAACGGCCATTTAAAGGGAGTCAGAATGGGGCCCATGAACAGCCAAAAAGGGCTTTCTGATATAGAAAGAATAATTGACGAATCTAAAAGAGGAGGAGATGAAATCCTTTCGGGCGGAAACAGATTAACGGGAGCGGAGTTTGAATCAGGAAACTTCTTTGAGCCGACGATTATAAAAAATCCCTACGAAAAGAGCAACCTCTTAAACGAAGAGATATTCGGGCCTGTACTCCCTGTTGTTGTAGTCGGCGGGATGGACGAAGCCGTTGAATATGCAAATAAAACAAAATTCGGGCTTGGTGCATCTGTATGGACAAAAAGCCTGAAAAACGCGTATTCCTTCTCCGACAGTGTCGACGCCGGAATTGTCTGGGTAAACAAACACCTCAAAATCCCTCCCGAAGTCCCGTTCGGCGGCGAAAAGGCAAGCGGGACCGGAAGAGAGAACGGACTGTCCGCACTTGACAGGTACATGCGTGAAAAGACAGTAATTATTTCTCCGTAA
- a CDS encoding epoxyqueuosine reductase has translation MKPDSDISEGLSDLLTKKDVDIFGYCDLSKVSPLPFPNLKNGISIGISLNPEIVKNLEKGPDDRYVAEYASVNKRLYRSSEIIAEFLKENGYDASFIPPTKQVDDPKVLYAEFPHKTAATASGLGWIGKCALLITKKFGSALRITTVFTNAPLPFAEPVSKSYCGRCTECMDICPAGAVSGKEWSPELYRDEFWNAGLCFEYSRNKGGAAGSEHPVCGLCIAACPWTKKYIKREEII, from the coding sequence ATGAAACCAGACAGCGATATTTCAGAAGGCCTCTCGGACCTTCTTACAAAAAAAGACGTTGATATATTCGGTTACTGCGACCTCTCCAAGGTCTCACCTCTCCCCTTTCCCAACCTTAAAAACGGTATATCAATCGGAATATCCCTGAACCCGGAAATCGTGAAAAACCTTGAAAAGGGTCCTGACGACAGATACGTCGCCGAATATGCGTCAGTCAACAAAAGGCTTTACAGGTCATCGGAAATTATTGCAGAATTTTTAAAGGAAAACGGGTATGATGCCTCATTCATTCCGCCTACAAAACAGGTAGACGACCCTAAAGTCCTCTATGCGGAATTCCCGCACAAAACAGCGGCGACAGCATCAGGACTCGGATGGATTGGGAAATGTGCACTTCTCATAACAAAAAAGTTTGGTTCTGCTCTCAGGATTACGACCGTCTTCACGAATGCACCCCTTCCCTTCGCAGAACCGGTATCAAAGTCATACTGTGGCAGGTGCACGGAGTGCATGGACATCTGCCCGGCAGGCGCTGTATCGGGAAAAGAGTGGTCACCGGAACTTTACAGGGACGAGTTCTGGAACGCCGGACTTTGTTTTGAATACAGCAGGAATAAAGGCGGTGCAGCAGGTTCGGAGCACCCCGTATGCGGCTTATGCATAGCTGCATGCCCATGGACAAAAAAATATATTAAAAGAGAAGAAATTATCTGA
- a CDS encoding deoxyribonuclease IV — protein MIFKVGCHVSIAGSLEKSVERAENIGCTTFQIFTGNPRGWNAKDISEKDVGDFTGKLENSHISPVVAHMPYLPNLATPKPDLYKKSCDVLIREIERCSLLKVPYLVTHLGSHLGKGRDEGVQRTVEALSGAVESVKSDVMILLENTAGTKNSIGGTLEDIGEILDTAGKTKRIGTCFDTCHAFAAGYDLSTEKGFNETISGYDTCIGLDRLKVVHLNDAKGECNSRLDRHEHIGLGKIGDEGLKRVVNHPKLRELAFILETPVDKKRGDIENVSHARELFDE, from the coding sequence ATGATTTTTAAAGTAGGATGTCATGTATCGATAGCAGGATCTCTTGAAAAATCTGTGGAAAGGGCCGAAAACATAGGCTGCACGACATTCCAGATATTCACCGGAAACCCACGCGGGTGGAATGCAAAAGATATTTCCGAAAAAGATGTAGGTGATTTTACCGGAAAACTTGAAAACTCGCACATTTCACCAGTCGTCGCACATATGCCCTACCTTCCTAACCTTGCGACCCCGAAGCCCGATCTCTACAAAAAATCATGCGATGTACTGATAAGAGAGATTGAAAGGTGCAGTCTTCTCAAAGTCCCGTACCTTGTAACGCACCTCGGGAGTCACCTTGGAAAAGGAAGGGATGAAGGTGTCCAGAGAACCGTGGAAGCCCTTTCAGGTGCGGTGGAATCCGTGAAAAGCGACGTCATGATTCTTCTTGAAAACACAGCAGGGACAAAAAACTCCATCGGCGGAACTTTAGAGGATATTGGTGAAATACTGGACACTGCCGGAAAAACAAAGAGGATTGGAACATGCTTTGACACATGCCATGCCTTTGCCGCAGGCTACGACCTGTCTACAGAAAAAGGCTTTAATGAAACCATTTCAGGATACGACACCTGTATAGGTCTTGACAGGCTCAAAGTTGTCCACTTAAACGACGCAAAAGGCGAGTGCAACAGCAGGCTGGACAGACACGAGCATATAGGGCTTGGAAAAATAGGCGACGAAGGCTTAAAAAGAGTAGTAAACCACCCGAAGTTAAGAGAACTTGCGTTTATCCTTGAAACACCCGTTGACAAAAAACGGGGGGACATTGAAAACGTATCACATGCAAGAGAACTCTTTGACGAATAA
- a CDS encoding P-II family nitrogen regulator, producing MIKIEAIIRAQKVDSVKEALDSVGAGSMTVSEVRGRGQQKGITQNWRGAEYVVDFIPKIKVEVVVSDDLAEKVVDLICDAANTGNIGDGKIFMSPVSDAIRVRTKERGDKVL from the coding sequence ATGATAAAAATTGAAGCGATAATACGTGCACAGAAAGTGGACAGTGTAAAAGAAGCCCTGGACTCGGTTGGTGCAGGTTCAATGACCGTTTCAGAGGTTCGCGGAAGAGGTCAGCAGAAAGGTATAACCCAGAACTGGAGAGGTGCTGAGTATGTAGTCGATTTTATCCCGAAGATTAAGGTTGAAGTCGTCGTTTCAGACGATCTGGCTGAGAAAGTCGTGGATTTGATCTGCGATGCGGCGAATACCGGCAACATTGGTGACGGGAAAATTTTCATGAGCCCGGTATCCGATGCTATCCGCGTAAGGACAAAGGAGCGTGGCGATAAGGTACTGTAA
- a CDS encoding ammonium transporter: protein MINKVRVMQIIFLIFILAMISPVMGADPSGADTYSSDPDTAINFTWVLICGFLVMLMQAGFALLEAGLTRAKNSANIMMKNMVDFCIGALGYWGIGFALMMGTATGITGMFVGLNGFFLIGDSYDVSVIELWFWQMVFCATAATIVSGAMAERTKFSTYCIASLLVTTIIYPIYGHWMWGGGWLSQLGALDFAGSGVVHAVGGFVALAGAWLVGPRIGKFKKDGTPVGIPGHSITLAILGVFILWFGWFGFNPGSTLAATDLRISIIAANTVLAAAAGGIMAMIVTWLKYGKPDVPMTGNGVVAGLVAITAPCAWVNPVAAVVIGLIAGALVIGSVWFIEWKLKIDDPVGAISVHGVCGLWGILSLGLLADGTYGDVSGLLYGNAGFMVSQIISAVTVFVWAFGVGTIMFYILKKTVGLRVSEREEIEGLDIGEHGMSGYPDFMQTEPVVKGE, encoded by the coding sequence ATGATAAACAAAGTCAGAGTAATGCAGATCATTTTCTTGATCTTTATTCTTGCGATGATCTCACCTGTAATGGGTGCTGATCCGTCAGGAGCAGACACATACAGTTCCGATCCGGACACAGCAATAAACTTCACCTGGGTTCTTATCTGTGGATTTCTGGTGATGCTTATGCAGGCAGGTTTTGCACTGCTTGAAGCCGGTCTTACAAGAGCTAAAAATTCAGCAAACATCATGATGAAGAACATGGTGGACTTCTGTATCGGTGCTCTTGGGTACTGGGGTATCGGTTTTGCCCTTATGATGGGGACAGCAACCGGAATTACCGGAATGTTCGTAGGTCTCAACGGGTTCTTCCTTATCGGGGACTCTTATGATGTTTCGGTTATAGAACTGTGGTTCTGGCAGATGGTCTTCTGTGCAACGGCTGCAACAATTGTATCCGGGGCAATGGCAGAAAGGACAAAATTCAGTACATACTGTATTGCAAGTCTTCTGGTCACGACAATAATCTACCCGATATACGGGCACTGGATGTGGGGCGGAGGGTGGCTTTCCCAGCTCGGTGCACTTGACTTTGCAGGTTCAGGAGTAGTTCATGCAGTAGGCGGTTTCGTTGCACTTGCAGGTGCCTGGCTTGTCGGTCCCCGTATCGGCAAATTCAAAAAGGACGGGACACCTGTGGGTATTCCGGGACACAGCATTACCCTTGCAATACTCGGTGTCTTTATCCTCTGGTTTGGATGGTTCGGCTTCAACCCGGGCAGCACACTTGCAGCAACTGATCTCAGGATTTCAATAATCGCCGCAAACACTGTGCTTGCCGCAGCTGCCGGCGGAATAATGGCAATGATAGTTACATGGCTTAAATACGGAAAACCTGATGTTCCGATGACAGGAAACGGTGTCGTTGCAGGTCTTGTTGCAATAACTGCCCCCTGTGCATGGGTTAACCCTGTTGCAGCAGTTGTAATCGGTCTTATTGCAGGTGCCCTTGTAATAGGAAGCGTCTGGTTCATCGAGTGGAAACTTAAAATAGACGACCCTGTAGGAGCAATATCGGTTCATGGTGTATGCGGTTTATGGGGTATCCTGTCGTTAGGTCTCCTTGCAGACGGAACCTACGGAGACGTATCCGGTCTCTTATACGGAAACGCCGGATTTATGGTTTCGCAGATCATAAGTGCAGTGACTGTATTCGTCTGGGCATTCGGTGTGGGAACAATAATGTTCTATATACTGAAGAAGACCGTCGGACTGCGTGTATCCGAGCGTGAGGAAATAGAAGGCCTTGATATCGGTGAACATGGAATGAGTGGATATCCGGACTTTATGCAGACAGAGCCTGTTGTAAAGGGTGAGTGA
- a CDS encoding DUF2202 domain-containing protein, which translates to MKKYQKIVLLLLMIFAITLAAGCMQNSGKTSGVNNNGGGNISAGNGMNNDTNPGPGAGAGPSFSQGYYRNNFSENLTNEILSLPAGELTENEKSLILYITEEEKLARDTYLMYFDIWGRNVFQNIAGSEQSHMDAMEMLIDRYGLTDPVNERRGVFTNENIQNMYDKFVSSGSESVEKALNNSIYIEETDISDLEEAIAGTDKQDLRLVYRNLLNGSQRHLDSFKENLELLRLKSMMGPGPVILPPDEIENLTGPQNTTQT; encoded by the coding sequence ATGAAAAAATATCAGAAAATAGTCCTGTTGCTCCTAATGATATTTGCAATAACTCTTGCTGCCGGATGCATGCAAAATTCAGGCAAAACATCAGGTGTGAACAACAACGGCGGAGGAAACATAAGCGCAGGAAACGGCATGAACAATGATACAAACCCTGGACCCGGGGCAGGTGCCGGACCTTCATTCTCGCAGGGTTATTACAGAAACAACTTCTCTGAAAATCTTACAAACGAGATTTTATCACTCCCGGCAGGAGAACTGACGGAAAACGAAAAATCATTGATATTGTACATCACTGAAGAAGAAAAGCTTGCACGTGACACTTACCTTATGTACTTCGATATCTGGGGAAGAAACGTGTTCCAGAACATCGCCGGATCAGAGCAGTCCCATATGGATGCAATGGAGATGCTGATAGACAGGTATGGTCTTACAGACCCTGTAAACGAGAGGAGAGGAGTTTTCACAAATGAAAACATCCAGAACATGTATGACAAATTCGTATCCTCAGGCTCCGAATCCGTGGAAAAGGCCCTGAACAACTCAATATACATAGAGGAAACTGACATAAGCGACCTTGAAGAGGCAATAGCAGGTACTGACAAACAGGACCTCAGGCTTGTATACAGAAACCTCCTGAACGGGTCGCAAAGGCATCTTGATTCTTTCAAAGAGAACCTGGAACTTTTAAGGCTAAAGTCCATGATGGGCCCGGGACCCGTTATACTCCCTCCGGATGAAATAGAAAATCTTACCGGGCCGCAAAACACAACACAGACATAA
- the endA gene encoding tRNA-intron lyase: MIKGELKGDGVVLGEDGLSLYEQGGYGRPGGDKLALSAEEALYLAARGRICVGCYSFEQLLGQFMEKSYFLRKFLVYRDIRERGFVIQAGPQDFRVFKRGQKPGTGSSYYLMRVLSERDLIEFSKVAEEVKSAHNMRKQFLLAVVDDEEEITYYEVKISSPMEGTAKPICSHITGNAYENAVIIPANPEDSEFEETMLGTKFDQERIMLSSVEALYLLKKGILELNGGMTYDEYYRRAEENDHELSQKTITYTNLRDLKNIPRTAYKFGHHFRVYSGKKQHSELLVHSLPENESMPMSVISRSVRLAHSVRKKMLFACVKKDNIEYIEFARIKL, encoded by the coding sequence ATGATTAAAGGCGAACTTAAAGGTGACGGGGTAGTCCTCGGGGAAGACGGACTTTCACTCTATGAACAGGGCGGATACGGAAGACCCGGTGGGGATAAACTTGCTCTCTCTGCTGAAGAAGCTCTATATCTTGCTGCAAGGGGCAGAATCTGTGTCGGCTGCTACAGTTTTGAACAGCTTCTCGGACAATTTATGGAAAAGTCCTATTTTCTGCGAAAGTTTCTGGTCTACCGCGATATCCGCGAAAGAGGATTTGTAATACAGGCAGGGCCGCAGGACTTCAGGGTTTTTAAGAGAGGACAGAAACCGGGAACAGGTTCGTCATATTACCTGATGCGTGTACTCTCCGAGCGTGATCTCATAGAATTCTCAAAAGTTGCAGAAGAGGTAAAAAGTGCTCACAACATGCGCAAACAGTTTCTCCTTGCTGTAGTAGATGACGAAGAAGAGATAACATACTACGAGGTAAAGATAAGCAGCCCTATGGAAGGCACTGCAAAGCCCATATGCAGTCACATAACAGGAAATGCATACGAAAACGCGGTTATAATCCCTGCAAATCCGGAAGACTCGGAATTCGAGGAGACAATGCTTGGGACAAAATTTGACCAGGAAAGAATTATGCTGTCATCGGTTGAGGCCCTGTACCTCCTGAAAAAGGGTATTCTGGAGCTGAACGGAGGAATGACATACGATGAATATTACAGGCGCGCCGAGGAAAACGATCACGAACTCAGCCAGAAGACCATCACGTACACAAACCTCCGCGACCTTAAGAACATCCCGAGGACGGCATATAAATTCGGCCACCATTTCAGGGTTTATTCCGGAAAAAAGCAGCACTCGGAACTTTTGGTACACTCACTTCCAGAGAATGAGTCAATGCCCATGAGCGTTATATCACGCTCAGTAAGACTTGCTCACAGTGTTCGCAAGAAGATGCTTTTTGCCTGTGTAAAAAAAGACAATATAGAGTACATCGAATTCGCAAGAATCAAACTATAA
- a CDS encoding tryptophan--tRNA ligase, which translates to MQSEINPWSSRQNIDTEKLFRDFGIKPAGQAIKDLKNPPVFFRRGIVAGQRDYAAVADAIENHKKFYVMTGFMPSGHPHLGHLMVMKEVVWHTLMGGTGYISVADREAHAVRGISWDKCKEFGKEYLKCIYALGYRGNTYFQSENNPLKDLAFESATKINFSELSAIYGFTQETSLAHAMSVATQVADILYPQTREGPAPTVVPVGIDQDPHIRLTRDVAGKLRMFTVIDLESGSPGVSIRSKNAPVKAMDKLEKAFPGCKRYEGHIDVYGADRDLVEKTVRETELDCGGYGFYLPSATYHTFLQGLMGGKMSSSVPESLFRFDEPEKDIRKKIMNALTGGRMTLEEQKRLGGEPEKCSVYLLNLFHMQEDDEELKDMRCACREGRLMCGTCKKETFERVKTFLKDFNEKMDEVSHMVEE; encoded by the coding sequence ATGCAGTCCGAGATAAATCCGTGGTCAAGCAGGCAGAATATTGACACGGAAAAACTATTCCGTGATTTTGGTATAAAACCCGCAGGACAGGCTATAAAAGATCTGAAAAATCCCCCTGTCTTTTTCAGGAGAGGAATCGTTGCAGGCCAGAGAGACTATGCCGCTGTTGCAGACGCAATAGAAAACCACAAAAAATTCTATGTTATGACAGGCTTTATGCCGTCGGGGCACCCCCATCTGGGACACCTGATGGTCATGAAGGAAGTGGTCTGGCATACACTGATGGGAGGTACAGGCTATATCTCGGTTGCAGACAGGGAGGCACACGCGGTACGCGGGATATCCTGGGATAAATGTAAGGAATTCGGAAAAGAGTATCTCAAATGCATATATGCTCTCGGATACAGGGGAAACACATACTTCCAGAGCGAAAACAACCCCTTAAAGGACCTTGCCTTCGAAAGTGCCACAAAAATAAATTTCTCGGAGCTTTCGGCAATATACGGCTTTACCCAGGAGACTTCCCTTGCACACGCAATGAGCGTTGCAACTCAGGTCGCGGACATCCTCTACCCGCAGACGAGAGAAGGGCCTGCACCGACAGTCGTTCCTGTAGGAATCGACCAGGACCCTCATATAAGACTTACAAGGGACGTTGCCGGAAAACTCAGGATGTTTACCGTAATCGACCTTGAATCCGGATCTCCCGGTGTAAGCATACGCTCAAAAAATGCCCCTGTTAAAGCGATGGACAAACTGGAAAAAGCATTTCCTGGATGCAAAAGATACGAAGGTCACATTGACGTATACGGTGCAGACAGGGACTTAGTTGAAAAAACGGTAAGAGAGACAGAGCTGGACTGCGGCGGATACGGATTCTACCTTCCTTCAGCAACATACCACACCTTCCTCCAGGGGCTGATGGGTGGAAAAATGTCGTCAAGTGTTCCCGAGAGTCTTTTCAGGTTCGACGAGCCTGAAAAGGATATCAGGAAAAAAATAATGAACGCTCTCACCGGGGGAAGAATGACCCTTGAAGAGCAGAAAAGACTAGGGGGAGAACCTGAAAAATGCTCGGTGTACCTCTTAAACCTGTTCCATATGCAGGAGGACGACGAAGAGCTGAAGGATATGCGGTGTGCATGCAGGGAGGGAAGACTTATGTGCGGAACCTGCAAAAAAGAGACATTTGAAAGGGTCAAAACATTTTTGAAGGACTTCAATGAAAAGATGGACGAAGTCTCACATATGGTGGAGGAATAG
- a CDS encoding phenylalanine--tRNA ligase subunit alpha produces MELTYNEKRLLAVLKPLKDAEEARKKTQRTINDTVKDVTDIRKSELNPLRDVLNILEETRNIAINPIKKALELFEDAAEEKLGPVSDLDRPEAAYLAKIMDTTEEAVVQYAGLLQTKGLVDLRKKVSVKYTLTEEGRKYAAEGLPERVLFDSFVDSIPVTDLQSHPQAKLGIGWLRKKRWVSIKDGIVTKMSDAPFGDDEIALKNPTAESPGIKDLLKRKLVEEKETPEFRVSLTTEGEILVETGLDLRIEAGTLTSEQIRTGEWSNLKLRRYSVKTPPKRIFAGKKHPYQSLIDEMRKILISMGFTEIYGGIVQGSFWNFDALFQPQDHPAREMQDTFFLDMNQELPENYEVIRDIHEFGGDTSSTGWGGVWKEEKAKQCVLRTHTTGLSIQYLKDHPQGPSKAFCIGRVYRREAIDPTHTPEFEQLEGIVMDDNVSFRHLMGFLKELYHRMGFENVRFRPAYFPYTEPSVEPEVYVDGLGWVELGGAGIFREEVTAPWGVKYPVLAWGLGVSRVAMLKMGLKDLRQLYRSDIEWIRESPVNKKLED; encoded by the coding sequence GTGGAGCTTACATACAACGAAAAAAGGCTGCTTGCCGTATTAAAACCTCTTAAAGACGCGGAAGAGGCGAGAAAAAAGACCCAGAGAACGATTAATGATACGGTAAAGGATGTTACTGATATAAGAAAATCGGAATTAAACCCCCTGCGTGACGTCCTGAACATTCTGGAAGAGACCAGAAACATTGCAATAAACCCCATAAAAAAGGCCCTTGAACTCTTTGAGGATGCCGCCGAAGAAAAACTTGGCCCCGTATCAGACCTTGACCGTCCTGAGGCAGCCTATCTTGCAAAGATAATGGACACGACGGAAGAGGCGGTCGTCCAGTACGCAGGCCTTCTCCAGACAAAAGGCCTCGTGGACCTCCGGAAGAAAGTATCGGTAAAATACACCCTCACGGAAGAAGGCAGAAAATACGCAGCCGAAGGCCTGCCTGAAAGAGTTCTTTTTGACTCATTCGTGGACAGTATACCGGTAACAGACCTCCAGTCCCACCCGCAGGCAAAGCTTGGAATCGGGTGGCTCAGAAAGAAAAGATGGGTCTCGATAAAGGACGGCATCGTAACGAAGATGTCGGATGCCCCGTTCGGAGACGATGAGATTGCACTTAAAAACCCCACCGCCGAAAGCCCCGGGATAAAAGACCTCCTGAAGAGAAAACTTGTAGAAGAAAAGGAGACACCGGAGTTTCGGGTATCTCTTACGACAGAAGGAGAGATACTTGTAGAGACCGGCCTTGACCTGAGAATCGAAGCAGGAACACTTACTTCGGAGCAGATAAGAACCGGGGAATGGTCAAATCTCAAACTCCGCAGGTACAGTGTAAAAACTCCTCCAAAACGTATCTTTGCCGGAAAAAAACACCCTTACCAGAGCCTTATAGATGAGATGAGGAAAATCCTGATAAGCATGGGTTTCACCGAAATATACGGCGGAATTGTGCAGGGCTCATTCTGGAATTTCGATGCTCTCTTCCAGCCCCAGGACCACCCGGCACGTGAGATGCAGGACACGTTCTTTTTGGACATGAACCAGGAGCTTCCGGAAAACTACGAAGTGATAAGAGATATCCACGAATTCGGCGGAGACACCTCGTCGACAGGCTGGGGAGGCGTCTGGAAAGAGGAAAAGGCAAAGCAGTGCGTATTAAGGACGCACACGACAGGCCTTTCAATCCAGTACCTCAAAGACCACCCGCAGGGCCCGTCGAAGGCCTTCTGCATTGGCCGTGTATACAGGCGCGAAGCGATTGACCCGACGCATACGCCGGAGTTCGAACAGCTTGAAGGAATAGTCATGGACGACAACGTCTCGTTCAGGCACCTTATGGGATTTTTGAAAGAGCTTTACCACAGGATGGGATTCGAAAACGTCAGGTTCCGCCCGGCGTATTTCCCTTACACAGAGCCTTCCGTGGAACCCGAGGTGTACGTCGACGGCCTCGGGTGGGTTGAACTCGGCGGGGCCGGAATATTCCGCGAGGAGGTAACAGCACCCTGGGGAGTAAAATACCCGGTCCTTGCATGGGGGCTTGGGGTATCACGTGTCGCGATGCTCAAAATGGGCCTGAAGGACTTAAGGCAGCTCTACAGGAGTGATATCGAATGGATAAGAGAGAGCCCTGTCAACAAAAAACTGGAGGACTAA